The following DNA comes from Candidatus Methanoperedens sp..
CAATTCATTCAAGAAGCACATCCACTAAAACAAGGATTGAAACAATTCCCGCACCGGTGCAGGCATCGCTATATACTGTAAAATTCAAGAAGCACATCCACTAAAACAAGGATTGAAACATACCATCCTCGGACAAAGTCTGGCCGCCAAGGTTATTCAAGAAGCACATCCACTAAAACAAGGATTGAAACTTCATTATCAGATTTTACAGGGCATAAAAAATATAAATTCAAGAGGCACATCCACTAAAACAAGGATTGAAACTAGCGACTACAACTTATCCAAGCACTCCCCAAATAATTCAAGAGGCACATCCACTAAAACAAGGATTGAAACTGGAGGCATAAAATGGTAACTAAAATCACATCGGTCTGGCTCACGCCTAACCCATTGTACCAGCATGATTTAAGACTAACGAATGCTGTCATGTTTGATGAACCGTCTAAAAAGGGCGAGAATCTTTGCGTTCATCAAATGCCTAAGAAAACTTATTTGCTAAGTAAGCCAATCCTACCTGTATGAGAACCGTTTATCTCGCAGCACCGCTTTTTTCGGAAGCCGAGCATGATTTTAACCGCAAACTCAGGGATGAGATAAAGTACGCGGGCTTTGCGGTTTTTCTGCCGCAGGAGGATTCGAACAATGTCAGGGCTGAGAACAGGCAGAAGATCATTTTTAATAAAAACCTGGCTGCAATCGAAGGCTCGGATATAATTGTGGCTGTGATTGACGGTACGGATGTTGATTCCGGCACTGCATGGGAAATCGGCTATGCCTTTGCAAAAAATAAACCCGTAATCGGGCTGAGGACAGATTTCCGGACGCTGGGTATTGAGGGCGTTGTAAACCTGATGATCGAGAGGTCTGCAATTCTTTGCACCAGTATTCCAGAGCTGTTAAATCGTTTAAAGCTCATGAAAACTTCCTGAGCAAAAACAGCAATAAAAGGCGTCTATGGACAACGTTTATGAAAAATCATCTCTTGTATTCACCATCGGACATTCCACGCGCACGCTGGATGATTTTATCAGCCTGTTGAAAGCGCATTCCGTAGCAATGGTTGTAGACATACGCACAGTTCCGCGCTCAAGGCACAATCCCCAATTCAACATCGAAACCCTGCCTGATAACCTGAGGGCCGCGGGCATAGGCTACATGCACATGCCCGGATTGGGTGGGCTTCGCCGCCCGCGAAAAGATTCACCAAATATGGGCTGGCGCAACATGTCTTTCAGAGGTTTTGCCGACTACATGCAGACACAGGAATTTGAGACAAACTTGCAGGAGTTGATGCGTATTGCAGCATCGGTTCAGGTTGCATTGCTGTGCGCCGAAGCTGTTCCATGGCGCTGTCATCGCTCTTTGATTGCAGACGCGCTCCTGGTTCGTGGTATCAGGGTTGAGCACATTCTGGGCTTAAACCGCTCACCCCACAAGATTACGCAGTTTGCAAAGGTGAATGGGATGAAAATCACGTACCCATCTTCCGATGCTGCAGATAAATGAAAAGCTACTTAAACTCCAAGAGAACATAATAATATAGAGGAGGCTGGAATTCGTGGAAATTAAAAATCATGAAAGATTACACGCCGATGACCGGAATCTCTGTAAACTGGCTATAAGTGAAATGGGAGGTATATATTCCGATCTTGGTCTTTCGGAAGAAGAACTGGATTTGCTGGACATGCCGAGGCGTTCTTTTACAGTCCATTTCCCTGTGAGGATGGACTCGGGAAAAATAAAAATGTTCGTGGGGCACAGGGTGCAGTACAACGATGCCCGCGGTCCTGCCAAAGGGGGTATAAGATTCCACCCCGAATTGACGCTCGACCATGTCAAGGATCTTTCCTTTCTGATGGCGCTTAAATGCGCGGTTGTAAACATACCCTTCGGGGGATCAAAAGGCGGCGTTGTGGTAAACCCAAAGGAACTCAGCAGGAACGAGCTTGAACAGGTCACCAGGGGTTATATCCGCGCCATAGCAAGCCACATCGGACCTTTCAAGGATATCCCGGCGCCCGATGTTTATACCGATGAGAAAATCATGGTGTGGATACTCGATGAATACGAGCGGATAAATGGAGTTCATATACCTGCGGTGGTCACGGGGAAACCCATCGAACTGGGAGGCAGCAAGGCACGAAGCTATTCAACATCCCTTGGCGGAATCTATATCCTCGAGGAAGCGATGAGGAGAATGGATATGGATAAATTCGAGGTGAGTATCGCTATCCAGGGGTTCGGGAACGTTGGGGAGAACGCAGCCCGCATACTGTATGAAAAAGGGTATAAGGTGATCGCGGTAAGTGATTCAAAAGGCGGGATAATAAATAAAGACGGTCTTGATATCCAGGCTGTGATGAAGCACAAGGCTGAAACTGAGAGTGTTGTGGATTTCGAGGGAAGCAAAAACATAACCAACGAGGAACTTCTGACCTGCGGGTGCGATATCCTGGTTCCTGCAGCGCTTTCAGACCAGCTCAATAAAAGCAATGCGCAGGATGTAAAGGCGAAAATGGTGCTGGAGCTTGCCAACGCCCCGACAACAAAAGAGGCTGACGATATATTCTTCGAGAAGAACATAATGCTCATACCCGATGTGCTTGCCAATGCAGGGGGCGTTGTTGTGAGCTATTTTGAATGGAGCCAGAACCTCAATAACGATTACTGGGAGGAGGATAAGGTTCTGGAAAGGCTCAAAAAAATCATGATTACCGCCTTCAATGATGTTTACTCGCATTGCGATGAAAAAAATTGCAGAATGAGAAGGTCGGCATACCAGCTTGCAATAAAAAGAATACTGCACGCTGAACGATTGCGCGGGAATCTGTAATTATGGAATCATTG
Coding sequences within:
- a CDS encoding nucleoside 2-deoxyribosyltransferase, with the protein product MRTVYLAAPLFSEAEHDFNRKLRDEIKYAGFAVFLPQEDSNNVRAENRQKIIFNKNLAAIEGSDIIVAVIDGTDVDSGTAWEIGYAFAKNKPVIGLRTDFRTLGIEGVVNLMIERSAILCTSIPELLNRLKLMKTS
- a CDS encoding Glu/Leu/Phe/Val dehydrogenase encodes the protein MEIKNHERLHADDRNLCKLAISEMGGIYSDLGLSEEELDLLDMPRRSFTVHFPVRMDSGKIKMFVGHRVQYNDARGPAKGGIRFHPELTLDHVKDLSFLMALKCAVVNIPFGGSKGGVVVNPKELSRNELEQVTRGYIRAIASHIGPFKDIPAPDVYTDEKIMVWILDEYERINGVHIPAVVTGKPIELGGSKARSYSTSLGGIYILEEAMRRMDMDKFEVSIAIQGFGNVGENAARILYEKGYKVIAVSDSKGGIINKDGLDIQAVMKHKAETESVVDFEGSKNITNEELLTCGCDILVPAALSDQLNKSNAQDVKAKMVLELANAPTTKEADDIFFEKNIMLIPDVLANAGGVVVSYFEWSQNLNNDYWEEDKVLERLKKIMITAFNDVYSHCDEKNCRMRRSAYQLAIKRILHAERLRGNL
- a CDS encoding DUF488 domain-containing protein, translating into MDNVYEKSSLVFTIGHSTRTLDDFISLLKAHSVAMVVDIRTVPRSRHNPQFNIETLPDNLRAAGIGYMHMPGLGGLRRPRKDSPNMGWRNMSFRGFADYMQTQEFETNLQELMRIAASVQVALLCAEAVPWRCHRSLIADALLVRGIRVEHILGLNRSPHKITQFAKVNGMKITYPSSDAADK